The DNA sequence AGGAGCCCCAGGTCATCCTCTTGTTCCTGTTTCACTCTAGTAGCTCCCTCTCACAGAGGGACTCTGTGGCCACCTCCTCCACTGCAGTCCAGCCCCTGGTCAGCTCGGcattctgcatcagcctcctgaactcCCTCAGACCACCACATGTCTTCCCAGTGGGCCAATAGGCACTGCCAGGTCTGACTCACACTCCTTCCACTGGTCCGTGCCTGGTCTTGGAAGGTCACTGTCTCATCTGACTGTCAACCCCATTCCATTCAGCCAGGTCTGGCCTAGTCATGCCCACTGTCTTCCCTGTCCCTGGCCATCTGTTACCATTTTTGACTTCAGAGCTTTACTATGAGCCTCCAGGATTTGGGTGGCAGCAGGCCCACTGGCTAGGAAGGAAGCCCTTCTGATTCCTTACTAGTGTTTCTGGAATTTGTTTTCCCTCTAGTCTCTCCTCCCTCTACAAGGGGCTTCTCAACTGGGGCCAGAGTGCATGTCCATCCAAGCATGCTATTTGAGGGCTGCAGGTTGGCTGGAAACCAGGGCCCCCCCAACCCTGAGTACTGATCATAGCTTATGCCAGCCCCTCTGCCTGTCCCCTTCCTTTTAAGCCTCATGTCCCCTGGATGCTTGAAGATTTGCTCTTGGTGGGCCACTCAGGAAGTGAGGAGATGATTATTTAAAGAGAATTGCCTATTTATTTGacccccttcccccaaaaaatcCAGTTAATACATTCATGTGAAATAAACCCTGTTTGGACCTTGATTTATTTGCTAGAACTGAATAtagtaaaactgaaataattggaaaaaaagggATAATTCCAAATGATGTTACTATTAACTCCATGGGTTCTTGTGCTGTCTATCAGAAGAATCAGATGAAAGCATTGGCACTGGAGCAAGCTTAGTATGCAAAAGGGAAGTCCCAGGCTGACTCAATCAAAGGACAAAAATACACAGCTTTCATGGCAGCTAGGGGGTAGACAGGGAGGTGGTCTCTTGATATCAGCACATGTGGAGGTAGAGTTTGGGTTGTGCCTGGGCTCTTTTTCATGATACTTCTTCATGCAATACTTATATCATTACTATCTGAAATTTCCACACTGGAGTGTGATTTGTACAATGCAAATAAAGTAAAGTAACTTTAGATTATACATGTCTTGGACCTTAACACCTGGAATGTCCTAATATTATTAGGTCAGATGATTATCTTgtcttagttttttgtttgtttgtttgttttttgtttgtttttaacccaggggtactctaccactgaaatacatccccagtttgttttttgagacaggttctcactaaattactcaAGTTGGCAaggaactttcaatccttctacctcaggctcccgagtagctggaattaccTACATGCACAGCCGTGCTGAGCAGCAGGTTTGCCTTGTTTCTCCTTGTTCTGCCTTCTTGGTAGCTCTGCTGACCACATACTCTTTCAAGGCCAAGCTGACTTTCCAATCTCCCATCTCCAGGGGTATTATCTTCACAGCCTTGAAGACTGGCCCACTTGTTAACCCCCATAGATGAAGGGCTTGTTTAGCTGTCTCACTCCCTGCTGAGAGATTTTATCTTCCTTAATCTTAGTGGATCATGGGAGCAGGGCCCCTCTGGTTTGGGTGCTGTCCTGCATGTTCCTGGAGGAATGAGAATCTCTCACTCTCTGGTTTAAAGAGGGTGCAGAAGAAGATGGGTTAACAGACAAATGATAGTTGTCAGGAGATAGTGCGTGGAAACCCTGCATGGACATTAGCTGGATTTGAAATTGCTTTAGCCTGGAAGATTCACATTTATATTAGCAGGTAAaataaacaagggaaaaaaataagaaatgtcacAAGAACTAAAATTGAGAGCAAAGGGCTGAGTAAGGGCCTGGACCCTCCAAACCAGTCTTGAAaaatctgagggctggggatgtggctcaaggggtagtgtgctcacctggcatgcctgcagcccaggttcaatcctcagcaccatatacaaataaagatgttgcgtccgccgaaaactaatatatatatatatatatatatatatatatatatatatatatatatatatatatatatatatatatatatatatataaagattctttaaagaaaaagaaaaatctgagataACAGACCACCCCATGGCCATGcctcagttttgttttcattttttccaagaTGGCAATGTTTCTTTTAAGACTTTGATGTTTTCATTATTTGCCTAGAGGTATTAATGTAGAAGCAACCATCTTCCCCAAGAAGGGCATAGGTTCCCCTGGCTTCTGAAATCAGATAGTTGAGGACACATGGCCTAAAAAGGCAAAATAAGTCACATGGGAGCTAAAAAAGTAGAAACCAGGTGACCTCTGGCAAAGCCCTTTTAACAGTTTTGTAATCATACTGGGCAGGGATAGCTGGACTCTATGGTTGGAGCCAGGTTGTTTTTTTAAGcctagggttttttgttgttgtttgttttcttttatgatttcgCTGGTGTTAGCATAAAAACAACACAATGTCTATCACTGTTTCTTGACAATCAAAATAGATTTATTACCTTAAAAAGTGGCTACATATTTTAGTCTAAATTAAAAGTAccattataaaaacataaaaagaagtcAAAGCCCCATAAATCATGCAGtggctcctttctcttttttagtgACTCCATGAGCAAGGACcactggaagaaaacatatttagggtcaatgagaataatttttttaacctaattAAAGGACTCTTTCATTCCAGTACTCATGTCTTCTTGTTGCTCTCATAAAAACACCAACCTCAAAAATGACTATATAACCAGTTCTTTCCAAACCAGACTTTTACCACGGACCAATAGACTGACCCAAAACTTTCCTAAAAGACAAACCCAAACTGCTTGCTCCACATCACTCCCTCTCAGCCTGAAGCAGCCAAAGCAGTCATCCCCTGTTTCCCCTTATAGCAGTAAGGGTTCCCTTAATCAGACAGGGGAATGAGACCAGAATCAGAAGAGGCTATGATAATAAACACAAAGCTAAGTTAAATACACTAGAGGTTATTGTAATGGCCTTGAGTGATCAGATACAAAATCTTAATGTCAGACAACCATTACAATATCATGTCACTTATTACCTATTCTATATGATAGCTTCcaatgggattttaaaaaggtaaagatGCATCTATTAGGAATTTGGAATCATAACAGTGTTAGTGCAGATCACTTATAACTGCACGATTACCTTTAAGCTACACAGGAAAGTAGAATTCCCATTTTATCACTTCCAGTTTTgcaaaaaaaaggtattaaatgATGTAAATGCTTTCAATTCTTAAAATATGCTAAAACATACTGCATGGTATCTCATAGGGTTTGTTTTCTTACTCTTAATTCTGTTGTTTTGTCCCAGGCAAGCTCATCCAATCCCAGTTCAAACACCTCTGAGCAGACATGCATGAGttgcagttaaaaaataaaaaagggagagaCGTGGAGAGTGAATGAGCCCTGGTTATTGGCTGACCCTGCAGTGTAGGCAAAAGCCAAGCCTGGGAAATAGTCCCTGGCAAAAAGTGAGGATGTGAACACCCTTGATACTCAGCTCTGACTTCAATAGTTATCACATGTTCTAGTATAGTGGGTTTTCTGGGTACAGCAGGATAGCAGCAGGATAGCAGCAGGATAGCAGCAGGAAGTCCCTAACACTGTAACAGCAAGATAAccacaaaaatgtttctagctcTGTAACTTTTTAGTACACAGAGAAGCCTCTTCATAACTCACAAACCTTGAACAATTTACAAAGCTTCTGTAGTTAAACTTCCTGATAATGAGACCCTATATAATAAACTTGATGAGCTAGTTCTGTGTTACTATTCCTCCATCAGAGGGCAgtgtcccacctggccccagccttgcttaaaaatgtttgtgtttttctgaatCTCCTATGGCCCCTACTCAAGATCCTTTTTTGTAGCTGTGTGGGCAGTATCTTAAGAAATGAAGGACACAATTGCTTTGTCTGTAagtccaattttttctttttttttttaatattattttagttgttgatggacctttatttaattcctttatttatatgtggtgctgagaattgaacccagtgtctcacacatgttaggcaagcactctaccattgagccccagccccagcccctgtaatggtccaatttttaatttaataaatgtgtatatacTTATGGTtcccttttcatttctgatatcattttttggataggcacttttttttttttaggtattgaggattaaacctagggccttgtacatgctaggcaagtgctctaccattgagctacaaccccagcccttggataGACACTATTTTGAATAGTAATATTTAAAGAGAACAGTATGCAACTTAGAGGAGTTATTTCCTCTAATCACATGAACTAATCTTAACTGGCGTTCTTAGAATATACTTAAGTCTTATCCTCCAAACCTTCAGATAATTGGTTAAATTTTTGGAAGAGCCCTCCTTAACTCTTACCACCCAGGTGTTTGTGAAAGAAAGTCTGGAGTCTCTTCCATGCATCCAGCTGGGCCATGGCATGAGCCCTGGGCTCCCCTCCATAAATGATAGGACCACCTGCCAAGATATGCAGGGCAGCCCTGCACAGGGGCCAGTAAGGAGGATCAATGTAGTGCCCTACTTCTGGGTAACAGATGATCTGGGGCTTCTCCTTCCCATGGGCCTGCAAGCGTTTAGAGGCCTCATTAGCATAGAACTCGCTCTTCCAGTTGTGGTCATCCTGACCCACAAGGAACAGGAAGGTAGTGTCAGACCTCTCCACGGGAATAAAGCTCTTCTGGTCTTCCAAAGGACTTTTCAGGGCTTCCACAACGTCCTTGATGCCATCTTTGGTCACCTTGATTCGATCTCTCATGATACCCACAGGGGGCAGCGTCTCGTCCTTGTAGTGTAAGCTTGCCCCAACAACGGCCACAGAGCCATTGATTATGACTGCAGCCGTGATGCCCTTCAGGAAAGAGGATATGGCAAGGCAGAGTTCTCCTCCTTTGGAATTCCCAAGCAGCCCAATCCCTGGACCCTTTACCTGAAAATGGGACAGAAGAATAATAAGAAGAATTTACCAACAGTGTAATAGAGTAAACAGTGCCCACACGGGAAATTGGCTGGACCTGAGCCTGAATCTAGCTCTATCTATTCTCCAGATTGTAACTGTTTCCACTATAcatatatcattttgtttttgttataataataattattattgttattattactttgATATTGTAACTGTTTCCACTATACCAtgtatcattttgtttttgttattataataattattattattgttgttattattattttgatactaAGGTTCAtcccagaggcacttgaccactgagctacatccacaaccctttcttgttttgacacagggtctcttaaagttgcttagggcctcactaagctgctgaggctggcctcaaacttgagatctctTTGCCTCTGCcctctgagtcgctgggattagtGGTATGTACCACCAAACCTGGCTcctataacttattttttttttaatattcatttttttaggggactggggctgtggctcagcagtagagcgtattgtgtccaactacaactaaaaatatattttttaaaaatttaaaaatatatttattttttagttgtagttggacacaatacctttattttatttatttatttttctgtggtgctgaggatcaaacccagggcctcacacgtgctaggtgagcgctaccgctgagccacaacctcagtctaTCCTGTATAACCTTTTTAATCAACTGATTCTTTGACAGGAAAAGGAGGTGAAGAGAGAATTCCAAGCAGATGGCATGGCAAAAGCAGAGGGAAGAGAGCCCGTGCTCTGGGAACTGCAGGGAGTCCTGTGCAGTCATGCATAGTGAGGCAGGAGTAGCCTGGTCCGCGTAAGGCCCTTCTCCTGAATGAGGAAACAAGTCCTCAGAAAAGGAGCTTCCTTGCCCTTTGAGGAGGGTCACCCCTTGACATTGAACATGAGAAAGTGtgttttctgatgtttaaaatatatgcattctggggctgggttgtggctcagcagtagagcactggcccagcaagtgtgaggcacttggttcaatctccaggaccatataaaaaaataaaacaataaaataaaggtattgtgtccatctacaactaaatatatatatatatgtatatgtgtgtgagtgtgtgtgtgtgtgagtgtgtataatGTATACTTTCTGACTGCTTTAGGAACTACATAATtggtgtgagggtgtgtgtgtctgtgtggaactggggattgaacccagtggtgttctACTAttaagtcatatccccagcccattattttttattttgagacagggtttcaataaatttcccaggctggccttgaacttgcaatctcctgtctcagcatccagAATTGCTTACATTATAGGTGTGTATCATGGTGCCTAGTCATattacctttcttttcttctctctctctctctctctctctctctctttctctctcttttggaggggtactagatattgaacctagggatgaTTGATCAATGACCTAcacgccacatccccagcctttttaaattttttttttctttgagacaggatctcactaagttactttgagccttgctaagttgctgaggctggctttgaacttgtgatccttccgtctcagcctccggagctgctgggattacaagtgtgtgtcaccACGCCCAACCATATCACCTTTTCTAAGAGCTCCAGTGCTTCCATCCATATTGTGCCCtgattgaattataaaattagcAAGGACTGCCTCCTCATTCTTGGCTACATTGAGTCTAAAAACCATAACTATTCCAGGAACCCAGGTGTTGGctgtcaatttctttctttaaggttaaCCCTGTGCTCTCACAGGGATATGGGGGAGAGAGGGTGGCTGAGCACAAAGACTTGCAAGTAGGCACCTCCTGGGGAAGGTCATGGCTTCTTCTTACCATTTATTTCCTGTCGATCTCAAGGTTCTCAAAGGTACCCTATGAAATACTAAAACAAACTGGAATTCAGAATTCCAGAATACCAACTAGTAACTTCTTTATTAACAGGAAATGTGATAATGTAGAACTGCACAGAAGTATCCCTGAGAAGTGTCTATGCAAGGCAGTGGCTGCTGGGTTAGGAGAGGCCCCCAAGAAttggctgtggggctggggttgtggttcagtggtagagtacttgactagcacgtgtgagaccctgggtttgatcctcagcaccacatataaataaataaagatattttgtccaactacaactaaaaaataaacattaaaacaaaacaaaaaaaagaatgggcTGACTTCTGGGAAACCAAAAGCACGCATGGGGTGGGGAGCAGCCCACAAAACTAAGAAGAGATCTAACCTCAGGGTGATGGAGCAGGTAGTTCACAGCTTCCTCAAAGTACTCCAGGTGCACAGTCTCTAGGCTCTGGGGAAGGTCATCATAGCCATAATAAGCCAGAGCCATCACAGCAAAACCCTTGCCAGCCAACAGACTAGCTCGGTACTCCAGAAGGCCACCTCCAAGTCCAAACAGGTTCACAATCCCAGGATAAGGCCCAGGTTCTTGGGGAGataaaaaacagaacagaaaagggAGTTATAAAATAAGCAAGGATTATCTCCTCATCCTTTTAAGTCTTTGCAGTGCCGTCAAAAGCCATATATTACCTACTGGGAGATGAACAACTTTTCCACTATCAAAAATGCTTAAAGACCTCTGGTATCCAAACATCCAGAGAGTGGCCTAGGCTAAATCCACATTCCCCTCTGTATCCAAAAAGCCCCACGGATTTTCACAAAGACCTTGCATTTCTTTTGAGATCAAAAACACTTTATGGCCCCATGATACAGCACTTGGCTGACATGAGTGATACCCTGGGTATaacagcattgaaaaaaaaaaaatacatacacacacacacacacacacacacacacacacaaatgaacaaTAAGAGCAACAAACATATGGACTTCCCTAATCCCCAAAATTGGACAATGCCAACTGCTAGAGAATGCACAGCTACTGGAACTGTCTGTCATACAATGCTGATTGTGATGCAAAATAGTGCAGTCTGTGAAGAAATCAATTGGCAGTTTCCTCTGAAGGCGATGTATTCTTCCCGTACGACCCCAAAATCCTACTCCTACGactttacccaagagaaataaaaactatcttcacacaaaaacttgtgtGTAAGTGTTTGTAGCAGCCTTGTATAATCGCCACAAACTGCAAACAAATGTGTTTTGACTGATGAATGAATATAAACTGCTCTATATCCATGTTTTGCAACACACAGAACAGGTCAGTAAGTCTCAAAGGCAATCTGATTAGCCAATGGGCACAGACTCAAAATGCTACTTACTGGGGCTGGGAGTATATAGGTGGAGCACTTGACTAGGaggtgcaaggccttgggttcaatcctcaaccccataataaaaaataaaaagcttcattCTGCATGATTATACATATAAGATACTTTCACCatttatataataagaaaatcTCTCTTTCATATATACAGTTTACAGAAAAACATAACAAACACTTGCTAGGCACCATTCTGTTTAGAAAATAGTTCAGTACTCATACATTGTTATTCCCTGAATCTTTCtgtcccttccccacctccccttctCTCAGTTTTCttaatatgtacatgtgtgtgttcaAGTATGTACTTatacacacatgcgcacacacacacacgtaatgaggattgaacccagggggagatctatcactgaggtatattccagcctttttttttttttttttggacaggatctctctaaattgctgaggctggcctagaacatCCCATACTCCTGGGCCACCATCGCCTGCCAGTTTTCTTGATAATATCACcacttatatatgtacatatgtacctTAGACAACATTTTGCTCCTTTTGCCtatcttttgaattttatctCAGTGCAAATATACTGAACGTATTCTCCTGGGATTTGATTGTTTCACCTAACCTGTGTGGAACACTCATCCATGTTGATTATTGCAGCTGTGGTTCATTCACTTTGCTGGAAACACAGCTCCACCTATCCATCACTTCCACTGTTGGTGGATATTCGGGCTGTTAGCAAACAACATGCCTCTGGGTGCACATGTACCAGAACAAGTAAAAAGACATATTCAACTAGGTAACTGCAGTAGCTGAACACTGTGACTGCTTCTGCTGGGAACATGAGTTTCTCTCCTCCAGGTACTTGGCAACAATTGGTCATGTTAGACTTCTAAATCTTTGCCACTCTTGAGGTTATGAGatgcattctgtatttttatttttgcatctccTTTATTACTAATGAGGCTAtgcatcctttcatttttttcactgaCCAATAACTTTATATATGTAAACACCAAATAATCTCCAGAAAGTGAACTTCCTCCTATTGCAACTGCTAATTTACATAAATCTTAACATACTGTGGGAATGGGAAGAAAAGTTGTAAAACtgagaaacttttaaaa is a window from the Urocitellus parryii isolate mUroPar1 chromosome 6, mUroPar1.hap1, whole genome shotgun sequence genome containing:
- the LOC113191602 gene encoding acyl-coenzyme A thioesterase 1-like isoform X2, with the translated sequence MAATLILEPAGGCLWDEPLHITVRGLAPEQPVTLRASLRDEKGALFQAHARYRADAAGELDLERATALGGSFAGLEPMGLIWAMEPDKPFWRLVKRDVQTPFVVELEVLDGHEPDAGQQLARALHERHFLPPGVRRVPVREGRVRATLFLPPEPGPYPGIVNLFGLGGGLLEYRASLLAGKGFAVMALAYYGYDDLPQSLETVHLEYFEEAVNYLLHHPEVKGPGIGLLGNSKGGELCLAISSFLKGITAAVIINGSVAVVGASLHYKDETLPPVGIMRDRIKVRMTTTGRASSMLMRPLNACRPMGRRSPRSSVTQK
- the LOC113191602 gene encoding acyl-coenzyme A thioesterase 1-like isoform X1 is translated as MAATLILEPAGGCLWDEPLHITVRGLAPEQPVTLRASLRDEKGALFQAHARYRADAAGELDLERATALGGSFAGLEPMGLIWAMEPDKPFWRLVKRDVQTPFVVELEVLDGHEPDAGQQLARALHERHFLPPGVRRVPVREGRVRATLFLPPEPGPYPGIVNLFGLGGGLLEYRASLLAGKGFAVMALAYYGYDDLPQSLETVHLEYFEEAVNYLLHHPEVKGPGIGLLGNSKGGELCLAISSFLKGITAAVIINGSVAVVGASLHYKDETLPPVGIMRDRIKVTKDGIKDVVEALKSPLEDQKSFIPVERSDTTFLFLVGQDDHNWKSEFYANEASKRLQAHGKEKPQIICYPEVGHYIDPPYWPLCRAALHILAGGPIIYGGEPRAHAMAQLDAWKRLQTFFHKHLGGKS